Proteins encoded within one genomic window of Nordella sp. HKS 07:
- a CDS encoding cupin domain-containing protein produces MEIKRLGTQPSGKAPADWFTGTVRIDPLIQPAAPARVAALSVTFEPGARTNWHTHPLGQTLIITAGLGRAQRQGGPIEEIRPGDVVWFPPGEKHWHGASPTNFMTHIAIQEAQDGKTVEWLEKVSDEQYRG; encoded by the coding sequence ATGGAGATCAAGCGCCTGGGCACGCAGCCCTCCGGCAAGGCACCGGCCGACTGGTTCACCGGCACCGTCCGCATCGATCCTCTCATTCAGCCGGCGGCGCCCGCCCGCGTCGCCGCCCTCAGCGTCACCTTCGAGCCGGGCGCGCGCACCAACTGGCACACACATCCGCTCGGCCAGACGCTGATCATCACCGCGGGGCTGGGGCGGGCGCAGCGCCAGGGCGGACCCATCGAGGAGATCCGCCCCGGCGATGTCGTGTGGTTTCCGCCCGGCGAGAAGCACTGGCATGGCGCGTCCCCCACCAATTTCATGACCCATATCGCCATCCAGGAAGCGCAGGACGGCAAGACCGTCGAGTGGCTGGAGAAGGTCAGCGACGAGCAATATCGCGGGTGA
- a CDS encoding ROK family protein encodes MTTSTTAADRIGIDLGGTKIDAIVLADDGGVRFEKRVATPKTYAAILTAIADLVSEAGAHASADASVGIGAPGSLSPRTGLWRNANILDCNGKPIPQDIERLLGRPVRLENDANCFALAEALDGAGAGHGVVACFTIGTALGGGLVIDGALRHGPNNEAAEFGHTPMPWPNDSEWPLFPCFCGKAGCVEQYVSGTGLARDYAKVTGMALKGPEIVERARAGEAQAQAAIDRLADRLARLTAAIVNVVDPDIFVIGGGLSGLPELVEELGPRAGRYAFSGAAQVKVARARHGEKSGVRGAARLW; translated from the coding sequence ATGACGACATCTACAACCGCAGCTGACCGGATCGGCATCGATCTCGGCGGCACCAAGATCGACGCCATCGTGCTGGCGGATGACGGCGGTGTGCGCTTCGAGAAGCGCGTCGCGACGCCCAAGACCTATGCCGCGATACTGACGGCGATCGCCGATCTGGTAAGCGAGGCCGGCGCCCATGCGAGCGCGGATGCTTCTGTCGGCATCGGCGCGCCGGGCTCGCTCTCGCCGCGGACCGGCCTCTGGCGCAACGCCAATATCCTCGACTGCAACGGCAAGCCCATTCCACAGGACATCGAGCGCCTGCTGGGACGGCCGGTGCGGCTTGAGAACGACGCCAACTGTTTCGCTCTCGCGGAGGCCCTCGACGGGGCGGGGGCGGGCCATGGCGTGGTCGCCTGCTTCACCATCGGTACTGCCTTGGGCGGCGGGCTCGTCATCGACGGTGCCTTGCGCCATGGGCCCAATAATGAAGCGGCGGAATTCGGCCACACGCCGATGCCGTGGCCCAATGACAGCGAGTGGCCGCTTTTTCCCTGCTTCTGCGGCAAAGCCGGCTGTGTCGAGCAATATGTGTCGGGTACCGGGCTGGCTCGTGATTATGCCAAGGTCACCGGCATGGCGCTGAAAGGACCGGAAATCGTCGAGCGCGCGCGGGCAGGGGAGGCGCAGGCCCAGGCGGCGATCGACCGTCTCGCCGACCGGCTGGCGCGTCTCACCGCCGCGATCGTCAATGTTGTCGATCCCGACATCTTCGTGATTGGCGGCGGCCTGTCGGGCCTGCCCGAGCTCGTCGAGGAACTGGGCCCGCGCGCCGGGCGCTATGCCTTTTCGGGCGCCGCCCAGGTCAAGGTCGCCCGCGCCCGCCATGGCGAGAAAAGCGGCGTGCGCGGCGCCGCGCGCCTGTGGTAA
- a CDS encoding carbohydrate ABC transporter permease, which produces MSARSPEIAVSTASPTRILIYAVLIIFAVYYLLPLYVMLVNSVKPLDEIREGDMLALPRQFTFDPWLSAWSTAQIGVEPTGLRPYFINSIMMVVPAVFISTLLGALNGYVLTKWRFPGDNLVFTLMLLSCFIPFQIVLIPMAKVLGIVGLAGTTRGLVLVHAVYGLGFTTLFFRNYYEAFPTELVRAAMIDGASFFQIFRRILLPSSGPIIVVTVIWQFTNIWNDFLFGVSFADFDSLPMTVALNNLVSSSTGVKEYNVHFAGAILAALPTLIVYVVSGRYFVRGLMAGAVKG; this is translated from the coding sequence ATGAGCGCGCGGTCGCCCGAAATCGCGGTCAGTACGGCGTCGCCGACCCGCATCCTGATCTACGCCGTCCTCATCATCTTTGCCGTTTATTACCTGCTCCCGCTCTATGTGATGCTGGTGAATTCGGTGAAGCCGCTCGATGAGATTCGCGAAGGCGACATGCTGGCGTTGCCGCGGCAATTTACTTTCGATCCCTGGCTCAGCGCCTGGTCGACGGCCCAGATCGGCGTCGAGCCGACCGGGCTTCGTCCGTATTTCATCAATTCGATCATGATGGTCGTGCCAGCCGTTTTCATTTCGACATTGCTCGGCGCGCTCAATGGCTATGTGCTGACCAAATGGCGCTTTCCCGGCGACAATCTCGTCTTCACGCTAATGCTCTTGTCGTGTTTTATTCCCTTCCAGATCGTACTCATTCCGATGGCCAAGGTCCTGGGGATAGTCGGCCTTGCCGGCACCACCCGCGGTCTCGTGCTCGTCCATGCCGTATACGGCCTTGGTTTTACGACCTTGTTCTTCCGCAATTACTATGAGGCCTTCCCGACCGAGCTGGTGCGCGCCGCGATGATCGACGGCGCGAGTTTCTTCCAGATCTTCCGCCGCATCCTGCTACCGAGCTCGGGTCCGATTATCGTCGTCACCGTGATCTGGCAGTTCACCAATATCTGGAACGACTTCCTGTTCGGCGTGTCCTTCGCCGATTTCGATTCGCTGCCCATGACGGTGGCGCTCAACAATCTGGTCAGCTCCTCGACCGGGGTTAAGGAATACAATGTGCATTTCGCCGGCGCCATTCTCGCCGCGCTGCCGACCCTCATCGTCTATGTCGTGTCGGGCCGGTATTTCGTGCGCGGATTGATGGCGGGCGCGGTCAAAGGGTGA
- a CDS encoding GMC family oxidoreductase yields the protein MPARYDYIIAGGGSAGCVLAARLSEDRDVSVLLIEAGGGDAHPLFHIPAGFARMTRGIASWGWSTVPQKHMKDRVFRFTQAKVLGGGSTINAQVYVRGNDRDYDLWAQSGCRGWSYRDVLPYFRRAEGNSRLDDEFHSTDGPLGVGDPVATLPICEAFFAAAGEAGIPRNPDFNGARQEGVGFYQVTQKNVRRSSTVTAYLKPARGRTNLTVIRDAPVLRVLVEKGRAIGVEIASPSEGREVLHADREVIVSSGTIGSPRLLMLSGIGPADHLKSLGIAPVCDAKSVGSNLQDHLDLCVICECTGDHTYDKYAKPHWAALAGARYALFRDGPAASSLFVTGGFWYADAAAERPDTQFHLGFGSGIEAGIAKLENAGVTLNSAFMRPRSRGTVRLASADPLAAPLIDPNYWSDPYDREMSIRGLRLAREIMRKPALKPFVLAERVPGPDVATDAQLADYACTSAKTDHHPVGTCRMGTDEEAVVNPDLTFRDIDALRIVDASIMPNVITGNTNAATIMIAEKAADIIRGRAPLAVN from the coding sequence ATGCCGGCACGTTATGATTATATCATCGCCGGCGGTGGATCTGCCGGCTGCGTGCTGGCGGCGCGGCTCTCGGAAGATCGCGACGTCAGCGTTCTTCTGATCGAGGCCGGCGGCGGCGACGCGCATCCGCTCTTCCACATACCAGCGGGTTTTGCCCGCATGACCAGGGGCATTGCGAGCTGGGGCTGGTCCACCGTGCCGCAGAAACACATGAAGGACCGCGTCTTCCGTTTCACCCAGGCCAAGGTGCTGGGCGGCGGCTCGACCATCAATGCGCAGGTCTATGTGCGCGGCAATGACCGCGACTACGATCTCTGGGCGCAATCGGGCTGCCGGGGATGGAGCTATCGCGACGTCCTGCCCTATTTCAGGCGCGCCGAGGGCAATAGCCGTCTCGATGACGAATTTCACTCGACCGACGGTCCCCTGGGTGTCGGCGATCCGGTCGCGACCTTGCCGATCTGCGAGGCGTTCTTCGCGGCGGCGGGCGAGGCGGGCATTCCCCGCAATCCGGATTTCAACGGCGCCCGCCAGGAAGGGGTGGGCTTCTATCAGGTCACGCAGAAGAATGTCCGCCGCTCGTCGACAGTGACCGCTTATCTCAAACCCGCGCGCGGGCGGACCAATCTCACCGTCATCCGCGATGCTCCCGTTCTGCGCGTCCTGGTCGAGAAAGGCCGCGCCATCGGCGTCGAGATCGCCTCGCCGTCCGAAGGACGGGAGGTTCTGCATGCCGATCGCGAGGTGATCGTCTCCTCAGGCACCATCGGTTCGCCGCGCCTTCTGATGCTCTCAGGGATAGGCCCTGCCGATCATCTGAAGTCGCTCGGCATTGCCCCTGTCTGCGACGCCAAAAGTGTCGGCTCGAATCTGCAGGACCATCTAGATCTCTGTGTCATCTGCGAATGCACCGGTGATCACACCTACGACAAATATGCGAAGCCTCATTGGGCGGCGCTGGCAGGCGCCCGCTACGCCTTGTTCCGCGATGGCCCCGCCGCCTCGAGCCTCTTCGTCACCGGCGGCTTCTGGTATGCCGATGCCGCGGCGGAGCGCCCGGATACGCAGTTTCATCTGGGCTTCGGATCCGGCATCGAAGCCGGCATAGCCAAGCTGGAGAATGCCGGCGTCACCCTCAACAGCGCCTTCATGCGGCCGCGCTCGCGGGGCACCGTGCGGCTGGCATCGGCCGATCCCCTGGCGGCTCCGCTGATCGATCCCAATTACTGGTCCGATCCTTACGACCGCGAGATGTCGATCAGGGGCCTGCGTCTGGCGCGCGAGATCATGCGCAAGCCGGCGCTCAAGCCCTTCGTCCTGGCCGAGCGCGTGCCGGGACCAGATGTTGCAACCGATGCCCAACTCGCCGACTATGCCTGTACGTCGGCCAAGACCGATCATCATCCGGTGGGAACCTGCCGGATGGGGACCGATGAGGAAGCGGTGGTCAATCCCGATCTCACCTTTCGCGACATCGATGCCTTGCGTATCGTCGATGCCTCGATCATGCCCAATGTCATCACCGGCAACACCAATGCGGCGACGATCATGATCGCGGAGAAGGCGGCGGATATCATACGCGGCCGTGCGCCGCTCGCAGTGAATTAG
- a CDS encoding ABC transporter ATP-binding protein, producing the protein MAFLEIRNLEKRFGTVDVLKGIDLAIEEGGFLVLVGPSGCGKSTLLNTIAGLESISSGEIHINGRKVNDLHPSERDIAMVFQSYALYPNMTVAQNIAFGMEIRGVPKPERDKAVNEVSETLQIRHLLDRKPSQLSGGQRQRVAMGRALVRRPLVFLFDEPLSNLDAKLRVDMRTEIKRLHQAMKTTIVYVTHDQIEAMTLATRIAVLKDGVLQQFGTPAEIYNHPANMFVADFMGSPAMNLIPVSVEANGTGFRLSMPQRSGDPLTLALPDDARKIAKHAGGNVIFGIRPEALTDPDGADRTSTGVVTSECQIEVVEPAGSDTFAVTYLGGKQVVARLRADAKVAAGKKMKLAFNLDKAVFFDPGTQQRIA; encoded by the coding sequence ATGGCCTTTCTTGAAATCCGCAATCTCGAAAAGCGCTTCGGCACCGTCGATGTGCTGAAGGGCATCGACCTCGCCATCGAGGAGGGCGGCTTCCTCGTACTGGTCGGCCCTTCGGGTTGCGGCAAGTCGACTTTGCTCAATACCATTGCCGGCCTGGAGTCGATCAGCAGCGGCGAGATTCATATCAACGGCCGCAAGGTGAACGACCTCCACCCCTCCGAGCGCGACATTGCCATGGTGTTCCAGTCCTATGCGCTCTACCCCAATATGACCGTGGCGCAGAACATCGCCTTCGGCATGGAAATCAGGGGCGTGCCCAAGCCTGAGCGCGACAAGGCGGTGAACGAGGTCTCGGAGACCTTGCAGATCAGGCATCTGCTCGACCGCAAGCCGAGCCAGCTGTCGGGCGGCCAGCGCCAGCGCGTCGCCATGGGCCGTGCCCTGGTGCGAAGGCCACTGGTCTTCCTGTTCGACGAGCCGCTCTCCAATCTCGACGCCAAACTGCGCGTCGACATGCGCACCGAGATCAAGCGCCTGCATCAGGCGATGAAGACCACCATCGTCTATGTGACGCATGACCAGATCGAGGCGATGACGCTCGCTACGCGCATCGCCGTCCTGAAAGACGGCGTCCTGCAGCAGTTCGGCACCCCGGCCGAGATCTACAACCACCCGGCCAATATGTTCGTCGCCGATTTCATGGGCTCGCCGGCGATGAATCTCATTCCGGTCAGCGTCGAGGCGAACGGCACGGGCTTCCGTCTCTCGATGCCCCAGCGCTCCGGCGATCCCCTGACGCTCGCGCTGCCGGACGACGCCCGGAAGATCGCCAAGCATGCCGGCGGCAATGTCATTTTCGGCATCAGGCCGGAAGCGCTCACCGATCCCGACGGCGCCGACCGGACATCGACGGGCGTCGTCACTTCGGAATGCCAGATCGAAGTGGTGGAGCCCGCCGGTTCCGATACTTTCGCCGTCACCTATCTCGGCGGCAAACAGGTGGTGGCGCGGCTCCGGGCCGACGCCAAGGTCGCGGCCGGTAAGAAGATGAAGCTCGCCTTCAATCTCGATAAGGCGGTATTCTTCGATCCCGGCACTCAGCAGCGCATCGCCTGA
- a CDS encoding ABC transporter substrate-binding protein — MLRRLLLTSVFATGFALAAQAADQVEVLHWWTSGGEAAALNVLKKDLESKGVTWQDMPVAGGGGEQAMTVLRARVTAGNPPTAVQLLGFDIQDWAKQGALGNLDEVANKEGWDKVIPAALQRFAKYDGHWVAAPVNVHSTNWMWINKKALDAAGGKVPETWDELIVVLDKMKANGITPLAMGGIPWVESHAFEDVVLANGTEFYKKAMIDLDPDTLGGEEMVKVFDKVAKLRDYVDANRAGREWNLASAMVIEGKAGIQLMGDWAKGEFLKAGQKPGVDFVCVRFPGTQGSVTFNSDQFAMFNVGDDKKPAQMLMASAVENPTFQSAFNVVKGSAPARTDVPNDAFDDCGKKAIADLAEADANGKLFGSMVHGHANPSAVKNAMYDVLTRHFNGELDSAAAAKELAAAVAAAK; from the coding sequence ATGTTGCGCAGATTGCTGCTGACCAGCGTATTCGCCACAGGCTTTGCACTTGCCGCCCAGGCGGCCGACCAGGTGGAGGTGCTCCACTGGTGGACTTCGGGCGGCGAAGCGGCGGCGCTGAATGTGCTTAAGAAAGACCTCGAGTCGAAGGGCGTCACCTGGCAGGACATGCCGGTCGCCGGCGGCGGTGGTGAGCAGGCGATGACCGTTTTGCGCGCCCGTGTGACGGCCGGCAATCCGCCGACTGCCGTGCAGTTGCTCGGCTTCGATATTCAGGATTGGGCAAAGCAAGGTGCTCTTGGCAATCTTGACGAAGTAGCAAACAAGGAAGGCTGGGACAAAGTGATCCCGGCGGCCCTCCAGAGATTCGCGAAGTATGATGGTCATTGGGTTGCCGCCCCGGTCAATGTTCATTCCACGAACTGGATGTGGATCAACAAGAAGGCGCTCGACGCAGCGGGCGGCAAAGTGCCGGAAACGTGGGACGAACTGATTGTCGTGTTGGACAAGATGAAGGCCAATGGGATCACGCCTTTGGCCATGGGCGGCATTCCGTGGGTGGAGTCTCACGCTTTCGAGGACGTCGTGCTGGCAAATGGCACGGAATTCTACAAGAAGGCCATGATTGATCTCGATCCGGATACGCTTGGGGGAGAGGAAATGGTTAAGGTGTTCGACAAAGTTGCGAAGCTCCGCGACTATGTCGACGCGAACAGGGCAGGCCGCGAATGGAACCTTGCTTCGGCCATGGTCATCGAAGGCAAGGCGGGCATCCAGCTGATGGGCGATTGGGCGAAGGGTGAGTTCCTCAAGGCCGGCCAGAAGCCGGGCGTTGATTTCGTGTGCGTTCGTTTCCCCGGAACCCAGGGATCGGTCACCTTCAACTCCGACCAATTCGCCATGTTCAACGTCGGAGACGACAAGAAACCCGCCCAGATGCTCATGGCATCGGCTGTCGAAAACCCCACATTCCAATCGGCTTTCAATGTGGTGAAGGGATCAGCGCCCGCCCGTACCGACGTCCCGAACGATGCGTTCGACGACTGCGGCAAGAAGGCGATCGCCGACCTTGCCGAGGCCGACGCCAACGGCAAGTTGTTTGGCTCGATGGTGCATGGTCACGCCAATCCGTCGGCAGTGAAGAATGCCATGTATGACGTCCTCACCCGGCACTTCAATGGCGAGCTTGATTCCGCTGCCGCCGCGAAGGAACTGGCCGCCGCGGTCGCCGCGGCGAAGTGA
- a CDS encoding carbohydrate ABC transporter permease encodes MSETIAPTAAPPATSARNYLQELLPRIVLAPSFAAILLFVYGFILFTGYLSFTDSKMLPSFGWVGLENYSKLWALPHWWRAVNNLFIFGSLYIVICSVLGLGLAILLDQKIRAEGVLRPIYLYPMALSFIVTGTAWKWFLDPGIGLEHTMHQWGWESFAFNWIKDRNMAIYTLVIAAVWQSSGFVMAMFLAGLRGVDNEIIKAAQIDGASNFTIYRRIIIPLMRPVFLSAFVVLAHLAIKAYDLVIALTGGGPGQATELPATFMYSYTFTRNSMGIGAASATVMLIMIASIIVPYLYSELRTGRRS; translated from the coding sequence TTGAGTGAAACCATCGCTCCGACGGCAGCCCCGCCGGCCACCTCAGCGAGGAACTACCTGCAGGAGCTTCTGCCGCGCATCGTGCTGGCGCCGAGCTTCGCCGCCATACTGCTTTTCGTCTATGGCTTCATTCTGTTCACCGGCTACCTCTCTTTCACCGATTCCAAAATGCTGCCGTCCTTCGGCTGGGTTGGCCTCGAGAATTATTCGAAGCTTTGGGCGTTGCCACATTGGTGGCGTGCGGTGAACAATCTCTTCATCTTCGGCTCGCTCTATATCGTCATCTGCTCCGTGCTGGGGCTCGGCCTCGCCATCCTGCTCGACCAGAAGATTCGGGCTGAAGGCGTTTTGCGCCCGATCTATCTTTATCCGATGGCGCTCTCCTTCATCGTCACCGGCACCGCCTGGAAATGGTTCCTCGATCCCGGCATTGGCCTCGAGCACACGATGCATCAATGGGGTTGGGAGAGTTTCGCCTTCAACTGGATCAAGGACCGCAACATGGCGATCTATACACTGGTGATCGCCGCCGTTTGGCAGTCCTCGGGCTTCGTCATGGCGATGTTCCTGGCGGGTCTGCGCGGCGTCGATAATGAGATCATCAAGGCGGCGCAGATCGATGGCGCCTCCAATTTCACCATCTATCGCCGCATCATCATCCCGCTGATGCGTCCGGTCTTCCTCTCGGCCTTCGTGGTGCTCGCCCATCTCGCCATCAAGGCCTATGATCTGGTGATCGCGCTGACCGGCGGTGGCCCCGGCCAGGCGACCGAGCTTCCCGCCACTTTCATGTATTCTTACACCTTCACCCGCAATTCCATGGGCATAGGTGCGGCCTCCGCTACCGTCATGCTCATCATGATCGCGTCGATCATCGTGCCCTATCTCTATTCTGAATTGCGAACGGGGCGTCGGTCATGA
- a CDS encoding ABC transporter substrate-binding protein has translation MKPLTFLATTTTALLFAATAQAAELKIGLANDADVLDPAQSRTFVGRIIYTAMCDKLVDVGPKLDIVPQLATEWSWGAEGKELKMKLREGVKFHDGTPLDAAAVVATIERNKTLPESRRKSELASVDKVEATGPLEVTFKLKSPDVTLLAQLADRAGMIVSPKAAKELGANFGSHPVCAGPFKFIERVQQDRIVLEKFQDYWNKDNVFLDKVTYLPIPDSTVRLANLRAGDLDMGEEMVASDAAAIKADANLNYFDAVNLGYLALYVNIANGPAADNPLSKDKRLRQAFSLALDREAIMQVVYEGTGLAGNQSVPPNSPWFNKNVPVPARDLDKAKALMKEAGVEHLKLEFLVTNTPVILQAAQMMQAMVAEAGFEVTLKSMEFATLLDEQTAGKYVLARTDWSGRVDPDGNIHQFVTCKGGLNDMKYCNPEVDKLLNEARESTDTEARKQKYDAAAVILNDDLPVIYFGHQAWIWGLNKKVTGFAPTADGMIRLIGVKKAD, from the coding sequence ATGAAACCACTGACATTCCTAGCGACGACAACCACCGCCCTGCTCTTCGCCGCCACAGCGCAGGCGGCCGAGCTGAAGATCGGCCTCGCCAACGACGCCGACGTGCTCGATCCGGCGCAGTCGCGCACCTTCGTCGGCCGCATCATCTATACGGCGATGTGCGACAAGCTCGTCGATGTCGGGCCCAAGCTCGACATCGTGCCGCAGCTCGCGACCGAATGGTCGTGGGGTGCTGAGGGCAAGGAACTGAAGATGAAGCTGCGCGAGGGCGTCAAGTTCCACGACGGCACGCCACTTGACGCGGCCGCTGTCGTGGCGACGATCGAGCGCAATAAGACATTGCCGGAATCGCGGCGCAAGAGCGAGCTCGCCTCGGTCGACAAGGTCGAAGCCACCGGCCCCCTCGAGGTGACCTTCAAGCTGAAGAGCCCCGACGTGACGCTGCTCGCGCAGCTCGCCGACCGCGCCGGCATGATCGTCTCGCCCAAGGCGGCGAAGGAGCTCGGCGCCAATTTCGGCAGCCATCCGGTCTGTGCCGGCCCCTTCAAATTCATCGAGCGGGTGCAGCAGGACCGCATCGTACTGGAGAAATTCCAGGACTACTGGAACAAGGACAATGTCTTCCTCGACAAGGTGACCTATCTGCCGATCCCGGACAGCACCGTTCGCCTCGCCAACCTGCGCGCCGGCGATCTCGACATGGGCGAGGAAATGGTCGCCAGCGACGCCGCGGCGATCAAGGCCGACGCCAATCTCAACTATTTCGACGCGGTCAATCTCGGCTATCTGGCGCTCTATGTGAATATCGCGAACGGCCCCGCCGCCGACAATCCGCTCAGCAAGGACAAGAGGCTGCGCCAGGCCTTCTCGCTGGCGCTCGACCGCGAGGCGATCATGCAGGTCGTCTATGAGGGAACGGGGCTCGCCGGCAACCAGTCGGTGCCGCCGAACAGCCCGTGGTTCAACAAGAACGTCCCCGTGCCCGCCCGCGATCTCGACAAGGCAAAGGCTTTGATGAAGGAAGCTGGCGTCGAGCACCTCAAGCTCGAATTCCTCGTCACCAACACCCCCGTCATCCTTCAGGCGGCGCAGATGATGCAGGCGATGGTGGCTGAGGCCGGCTTCGAGGTCACGCTGAAGTCGATGGAATTCGCCACGCTGCTCGACGAGCAGACCGCCGGCAAATATGTGCTGGCGCGCACCGACTGGTCCGGCCGCGTCGATCCCGACGGCAATATCCATCAGTTCGTCACCTGCAAAGGTGGCCTCAACGACATGAAATATTGCAATCCGGAAGTCGACAAGCTCCTCAACGAGGCGCGCGAGTCGACCGACACCGAGGCGCGCAAGCAGAAATACGACGCGGCGGCGGTCATCCTGAACGACGACTTGCCGGTCATCTATTTCGGCCACCAGGCCTGGATCTGGGGCTTGAACAAGAAAGTGACGGGTTTCGCGCCGACGGCCGACGGCATGATCCGCCTCATCGGGGTGAAGAAGGCCGATTAG
- a CDS encoding LacI family DNA-binding transcriptional regulator, producing the protein MDRSSTKPPRRTSKGPPTLRTLAGLTGLGVTTVSRALKDGPELSHETKARVRAVADEIGYRPHRAGVRLKTGRTFVISFVLNQADDMSDYAKRLIMGISEALRGTQYHLQVLPQNIDQDPIDPVRYIVDTAAADGLILTHSEPQDLRVKMLLERDFPFITFGRTELATPHPYIDTDNFDFAYRAAQALIARGRKRIVIVLPPKQFTYSGHQQAGYRRALFEAGLEPRIAEGVNLYSPAFTLRDYANRLARETSAPDGIICGSEMQALGMMLGFQDAGFVIGRDVDIVNKKTSNILDLVQMPTLQFFEDLVRAGHDCAEFLLKRIEGREPVSALQRLDLTSFTEGSAQPAG; encoded by the coding sequence ATGGACCGCTCCAGCACAAAGCCGCCGCGACGGACCTCAAAGGGACCGCCGACGCTCCGGACGCTCGCCGGCCTGACCGGCCTCGGCGTGACCACGGTATCGCGGGCGCTGAAGGACGGGCCCGAGCTCTCTCATGAGACAAAGGCCAGGGTGCGCGCCGTGGCCGACGAGATCGGCTACCGCCCGCATCGCGCCGGCGTGCGCCTCAAGACCGGGCGCACCTTCGTCATCTCCTTCGTGCTGAACCAGGCCGACGACATGAGCGATTACGCCAAGCGGCTGATCATGGGCATCAGCGAGGCGTTGCGCGGCACGCAATATCACCTGCAGGTGCTGCCGCAGAATATCGACCAGGACCCGATCGACCCGGTGCGCTACATCGTCGACACGGCGGCGGCGGACGGCCTCATCCTCACCCATTCCGAGCCGCAGGATCTGCGCGTGAAGATGCTGCTCGAGCGCGACTTCCCCTTCATCACCTTCGGGCGCACCGAGCTCGCGACACCGCATCCCTATATCGACACCGACAATTTCGATTTCGCCTATCGCGCCGCGCAGGCGCTCATCGCACGTGGGCGCAAGCGCATCGTCATCGTGCTGCCGCCCAAGCAGTTCACCTATAGCGGCCATCAGCAGGCGGGCTATCGCCGCGCTCTGTTCGAGGCGGGACTCGAACCGCGCATCGCCGAGGGCGTCAACCTCTACTCACCCGCCTTTACCTTGCGCGACTACGCCAACCGTCTGGCGCGCGAGACTTCCGCCCCCGACGGCATCATCTGCGGCTCGGAAATGCAGGCGCTCGGCATGATGCTGGGCTTTCAGGACGCCGGCTTCGTCATCGGCCGCGATGTCGACATCGTGAACAAGAAGACCTCGAACATCCTCGACCTCGTGCAGATGCCGACCTTGCAGTTCTTCGAGGACCTGGTGCGCGCCGGCCATGACTGCGCCGAGTTCCTGCTCAAGCGCATCGAAGGCCGTGAACCGGTGAGCGCGCTGCAGCGCCTCGATCTCACGAGCTTCACCGAAGGCAGCGCGCAACCCGCGGGATGA
- a CDS encoding FadR/GntR family transcriptional regulator, producing MAEDPPGNSNYALERLRDLLRGLDGNGRLPTERALSEDLGVGRRAVRRALEVLETEGLIWRRQGSGTYVGQPRDGLDRHFGDILGKTDFMEVMEVRLRIEPPLAQLAALRAKPDDVERLHELVNKIAESADADGHELWDGALHRLIAQCAGNGLFLAIFDVVNRVRQDRAWLNIRERARKVAGPAGSRELLNRQHRQIVEAIGAHDPGRAGETMRQHLLTLQENLIRVTSPDREAEDGEARSA from the coding sequence ATGGCTGAAGACCCGCCAGGAAATTCGAACTACGCGCTCGAAAGACTGCGCGATCTGCTGCGCGGCCTCGACGGCAATGGCCGGCTGCCGACCGAAAGAGCGCTCTCGGAAGACCTCGGCGTCGGACGGCGCGCGGTGCGCCGCGCTCTTGAAGTGCTCGAAACCGAGGGGCTGATCTGGCGGCGGCAAGGATCGGGGACCTATGTCGGGCAGCCCCGCGACGGCCTCGACCGGCATTTCGGCGACATCCTGGGCAAGACCGATTTCATGGAAGTGATGGAAGTGCGGCTTAGGATCGAGCCGCCTCTGGCGCAGCTCGCCGCCTTGCGGGCCAAGCCCGACGATGTCGAGCGCCTGCACGAGCTCGTCAACAAGATCGCCGAAAGCGCCGATGCGGACGGGCATGAATTGTGGGACGGCGCGCTGCATCGCCTCATCGCCCAATGTGCCGGCAACGGGCTCTTCCTCGCCATTTTCGACGTGGTCAACCGGGTCCGCCAGGACCGGGCCTGGCTGAATATCCGCGAAAGGGCGCGCAAGGTCGCCGGCCCCGCCGGCTCACGTGAACTGCTCAACCGGCAGCATCGCCAGATCGTCGAGGCGATCGGCGCGCATGATCCGGGCCGCGCCGGTGAAACGATGCGGCAGCATCTGCTGACGCTGCAGGAGAATCTCATCCGTGTCACCTCGCCCGACCGCGAGGCCGAGGACGGCGAAGCCCGCAGCGCCTGA